ATCAGTCTTTCTCAGGGCAGAGGGTAAATTCGAGCAAAAGCTCTTTTTTGGTTTCTAATCGTGCGTCGGAGGATCAGGTGGCTTTGGTTGTCTCCAAGCTTGGCTTTCGGCAGCAGACATTTCCATTTACGTATCTTGGTGCTCCCATTGCTAGGGGTAGATCCAGATGTGTCCTGTTTGACAATGTTATTGATAAGTTACGGAGTCGATTACAGCATTGGAGTTCCAGGATGCTTTCGGCTGGGGGCAAAATTCTTCTCATCCGTCATGTGCTTTCATCTATACCTTCTTATTTATTGCAGGTCTTGCAGCCTCCTAAGGCAGTGTTGAATCGAATGGGCAAGATATGCAACGCATTTTTGTGGGATCGTAGTGTGGACTCTCATAGTATTCATTGGATGGCCTGGGAAAAGTTGTGCTATCCTACGGGTTTGGGTTTTCGGCTTTTTGAGGATACTATGAATGCTTTTTCATGCAAATTATGGTGGCGGCTGAGACAGAATGATAGTATTTGGGCTAACTTTATGCATGCCAAGTATGTTAGAGGTAATCATCCTTCGCGGGTTTCTAATGTTCGACCTCCTCTATCTTGGCGTCGGTTGGAAGCTATTCGTGAGTTTGCTGAATCAAGAATTCGATGGTGCATTGGTAGCGGAAGGGTGGATTTTTGGTTTGATAGATGGTTGCTGGATGAGCCTCTGGCTCAGGTGTTAGGTTTGCAGGACCCTCTGCAGTTTTTTGTAGCGGATTTCTACTCTGATGATGGTTGGGATGTTCCTAGATTAAGACAGTATCTTCCGGGAGACTTGATTAGCAGAATCGTTGATATTCAGCTTTTCCCTAATGAAGCTGATCGAATGGTCTGGAGTCCGTCTTCCTCGGGGGATTTCTCGGTCAAATCTGCTTGGCATGAGCTCAGGCAACGAAGAAATATTTCATTGGTGGATAAGGCTATTTGGACATCGTTTTTGCCCCTCAAAATTTCGTTTTTTGCTTGGCGTTTAGTCCGGAATTTTTTGCCATTGGAAGTTACTTTGAAACAGAGGGGTTTAGTAGTGGTTTCTAGATGTTTGTGTTGTCTGCAGCAAGAGGAGTCTTCGGAACATTTGTTTTTGCATGGGCCAGTTGCGAATCACGTTTGGGGTCATTATTCTAGGAAGTTTGGCATTACCAACTTAATGCAGTCTTCGGTTTCGTCGATCTTTTCTTCATGGTTACTGTCAATTCCGGGAGGTTCATTACAACATATACGATCCGCTATGCCAGCCATTATTTTGTGGTTTTTGTGGAAAGCCAGGAATCATGCTCGCTTTCGAAATGAGGAGTTCAATGCTCAACGtgttatttggatgattgatacGTTTGTTGAGAGGTTGGGAGCTGCTAAAGTCCTTAAGTCGTCGCACTTTAAGGGTGACTTGGATTCTCCCTTTTCTAGCTTAGTTTCTCGATCTGTCCCTCGTGTTCAAATTTCAGTGGTGTCTTGGACCTTTTCCAGAGTGTAAATTGAATACTGACGCCAGTGTGCGACAGGGAAGAGCCGCGGGGGGAGGATTGCTTAGGGATCATGAAGGCAAGTTGGTTTTTGCCTTTTATAAGGAATTTGGGGAAGCCGATGTCTTGATGGCTGAGACTTTGTCGCTGTATCATGGGCTGCGATTGTGTCAAGAGCGTGGTGTTAGATCTCCTCAAGTAGAGGTTGATTCTGCAGTACTGGTCGGCTTAATTTCTTCAGATGCCTTGGCTCGTTGGCCTTTGTGCAATTTGCTTCGCAGACTTAGATATTTGATCCGGTCTCTTGGTGCTTCGATTTCACATATCTTTAGGGAGGCGAATTCTACTGCGGATAGGTTGGCTGGTCTTCAGTTATCTTCGGACATGTTCTTTTCTTCAATTACTCAATTGCCACCTATTGTTAGGTCATCTTTGTCTTTGGATTGTTGTCAGTATCCATCTTTAAGGCTCCATACTGTAAGGGAGTAGTACTCCTTATTTATGTTTTCACTAGCTCGTGTTAGGCTTGTCTTTTCATGAACtatgtatttttcttttatttattagatAATTAATAAAAAGGGGCTGGCATCCCGACCCCGTGTACGGGGATTGCCATTAAAAAAAAACGTTAAGAAGCATGAGACTGAAGAAGTTAGGCATCTGTAGCAAAGGTTTGAAGACGTGAGACCGGAATTCAATTCCACGACTACAAGCGGGAGAGGAAGGAAAGGACATCAAGTCATAAACAGCTTGAAGGGGACAAGTCTCAGAGCTGATACTGATAGTCTATTCCCACGGTCAGGACTCCTTTCAAGTCCAAGTGTCACAGCCGATTCCGGAGTGAAACCTacttcttcatcttcctcttggAGATCTAACTTGTGGCCTCCCAATTCTACTAGGGCTTTCCCGCCAGACGAGTCAAAGAGATAACCTACATACTTCCCTACCATACCTCCTTGCCCGAACATAAGACCTGTCGAAGACGAGCTACTATCCCTTCTTTTGTCAGACGGAAAGGCATCTCCCAGCGTTCCGGTTTACTTTCTTCTAACTCCCTGCCCCGATTCTCCTAGTTTGCTTCCCAGTGAATGTGAATCTTATGCAATTTCCCGCGCAGTCCCTCCTAGCATGCCGTCGTCTCTTTCTATCCCTGCTTTATTAGGCCTTCTTCCATATCCCTTCTTTCTTGGGAACTACTATTCCTGGGCCAGTGAGTGGAAGAATTTAGAGCTAGCGCACCTGACTCAGAGAGAAGGAGAAGAGATCTCAGAGCAGGTCTTGGGGCTAAGGTGGAATCCGCTCAAGGACTTAATGGTTTAGGTAAATATCTCATGCGTTCCCCGACTCGAGAGGTTCTTTTTGAAGGAGAAAGTATGCGCTTTTCAAAAGTAAGAAGAAATGCACCgggaaataaatatatatatatttctataTATAATATAACCGGCTGGTTGCtttttatgcaaaaaaaaaagacaaaacgGGATTGGATTTCCACTCATAAAGAAGGAAGGCCGTTAAGGTCTTTGACAGGGTTGtatttttggttgaaatgggATGGTGTTCAAACTCCCGAAATGCAGTCTAGGCAGCGGGCCCTCCCCTTTCTGACTGGACTGACTCGGGGAAGGGTCAATCTCCTCCGGAGCATGCTTCACAGCCACTCATTCGTCCTAACCAAATAGTAGAATCTCTCTCTCAGCAATTCTTTTCTCCGCTAATCACCCCTTCCCAACCAGCCCGCCCGATCGATCAACTAAGATCGGCTAATTCAAAGGGGTTAATCTGGTCCGAAGTTGTCGGAACGAATCGTTTGCTTTATCGAAAAAAGCTTTATTAGGGGGTCTTGGTGGGCCCCCTTTTCAACCATTACAGCTGGCGTCGACCAGCTTTGCGATACGGACGGACACCAAGAAGAACGCAGGCAGcggaaatgcaaaagaaaagagcaAAGATTCCCGACCTAGGGCATGTTATTGACTCAACCACAAATCTGTTGAATGAAGGTAGCTTGCTTACTCTCAGCCACTAGTTAGACGGAAATCCCTTGACTTCGCTTATGTCCTTATGTAGTAAAGAAAGTGAGGCGGGCTAAGATTCCATTCGAAGTAAGGTAACAGGATTCGATGTTGCACCATCTTCAACTCTTATCGAGATCCGGAGTTTTTCGAGAAAAGGTCCCATCCTTCAATATCATGATTGGGTCGACCAGGCCAGATCATGAGTGAATAGAAAATCGAAAATGTACATAGCTGTTCCAGCTGAAATACTTGGAATAATTCTACCACTTCTACTAGGAGTAGCCTTTTTAGTGCTAGCTGAACGTAAAGTAATGGCTTTTGTGCAACGTCGAAAGGGTCCTGATGTAGTGGGATCGTTTGGATTGTTACAACCTCTAGCAGATGGTTTGAAATTGATTCTAAAAGAACCTATTTCACCAAGTAGTGCTAATTTCTCCCTTTTTAGAATGGCTCCAGTGACTACATTTATGTTAAGTCTGGTCGCTTGGGCCGTTGTACCTTTTGATTATGGTATGGTATTGTCAGATCCGAACATAGGGCTACTTTATTTGTTTGCCATATCTTCGCTAGGTGTTTATGGAATTATTATAGCAGGTTGGTCTAGTAATTAGGGGGCGGCCGTTCGGTCGCCTATGATACTAGGATCCATAGGTCCAAAATGGGTTTGTGCCGCAGGTGTTGAACGATATACTCTACACAGGTGTGGGCTTACAGGGCTAGGGCTCATAAACCCTTTCTTTCATTCATCAATAGGGCCCTGGTCGGTCACTTTTCTGGGCCGGGGAAGTCATAAAAAAGAGATCTTTCTCTTCGCACCTCAGATCAAGAGGAAGGGTTGCTTGTCAAGCTGGCCTATAATATAATTCAAAAAAagatataatataaataaaaagaTTCGCTTTTAACCGGCTTTTCTTCTTTGTCAACGCTACTAAGGACCTTATAGGTTTGCCTACTTGACTTATGAAAGATAATGAGAATGGGTTAttcaaacaaaaaggaaaaggccCTACTTAGGTTTCGCAAGCCTTTGTCATTGTCAGTCAACTAAGTAGGGCCTGAGGCCCCCTTCGAATCCGTAAATCTGAGGAGCATGCCGCAACAAAAGGATGGTCCCCTATGCATTTCATTTTATccgaaagggaaaaaaaaagtaccCCCCATCATAGTGAACCTCTCCTTGTGATCGGGATGAGATAGATGCCTCCCGGCCGGGGGGCGGATCGAATCGGAGTTTCCTTAGGTAACCACCGACCTACAGTTATCCTTAAACTTCCGTGCTTGGTGGAGAAGAAGCGAACAAAGGTACGCTCGCTTGCTGTCTTGTTCTCTGTCGCGAACTGGGATTGCTCGCCAGCTAGGtcagattggagcaagattcaAAGAGAATATATTACCCTAATTCGGGGACAAGGGGCGGAACGACCTCTCGATCTACTTACTGCAGCCCAGGAATGAATAAAAACGTCGTCTAGGCCTTCCCTCTTGCTCCGATCTCCCCTACGCCTAGGACGTTGTCTGGGCCAAGAGCCATAGTTAGTTGCTGTTTCCATTTGGTTGTTTCTTTCTCGTTGTTGATACCGGCAAGACCCAACCAGATGATGTCTGCTGGTTGGTAGTGAGAGGACTCTTAGTACCTGCATACCCAAAAGGGGGGCGCTGGTTAAAAAacaatcattttcttttctttcttgctttccCTTAGCAGCGGGAAAGGAGTCTATCTATCTGCCTAGCTTTGGTAGATTTCCTCCAACGCAATCCACAGAAATTCCACGAATCCCTTGGTGGATAAGTCCGACGACTCAGCAGCAGTGCGGAATTTCGTTTCTCGTCTGGTGGATCTGATCTATAGTTAGGGGGCAATACATACCAAAAGGTTTGAAGAAGGAACGCGCATAAGAGTATATAACCAACCCACCCTTCTGCATAACCTATTCACATTAGTGAAGCGGCTGGATGCATAAGGGAAGTGCACCTTTGTGAGATGAGACCTTAGTCGGGATGCATAGGGGAGTCAACCTACGAGCACGGAAGAGCGTGGTACCGCTGCCCCTCTCTAAGTAAAGGTAAGATTCTTAGCCCTGTTGATGACTCCATCTAAAATACAATAGGGACAGCCGGAAACGGCTGCTCCTTTCCTATCTTGAGTAGGCTTAAGTTAAGTAATAGGGGTCAGGTCAATAATACTTATGCTATTGCCCTACTGATTTAAGGCCGAAGCCCTAATGTCTAGGCGAATACACACCAATACAGTCATCTTTAATTAGAGGGATCAACCCAGGTTATTCAATAGAAGGTTCGAAAGGACCAGGGGGAGGGGACCGCACCACGGAGCATATCCGGTATAGCCAGCTACACTACAAAGCAGATATCCTACTCGTTCTTGCATTACGCGCTTTTTCGAACAGAACGCGCACAATGCCTCTTCTTTCTACTTTACGTATACGAaggcacccaaaaaaaaatcaaagatacCTGAATGTGGCAAGGCTTAGCTACGCCCTACCTCAAGAGACCCGGAGACTAGCCGCTACACTAATCCCAGAGTCCGATATCCATCTTCAGCTTTTCCGCTTCGGAGGTGAATGTTCTTCTAAATAAGAGATGCCTCAAGTCCAGTAGCATGACTCAAGCTCAAGGAGCCTATTCTTGAAAAGCTCAGTCAACCTTGAGTTGCTTTCATATAAGAAACTTTCTATGGGAAGAACGAGAGGGGTACGGATCACTATCCGAATCTTCTACTGAataagaaaaacctcttcacgATTGATCCTGGGTTAGCTAGACTCTTGGAGAAATCGACTTTCCTTCTCTATCCGTACCCGTACACGGGATCTGGTTAGGACTCAAATGTACACCTTCTTTATATAAGAACCCCTTTCAGGCCAAATAGAAAGATTCAAGGATAAAAAGAGGAAAGTTCTCCCAGGTTTAAATCGAGTTACGTTCAAGTTAAGGAGAGAATTGGATTTTCTCAAAATAGAGAGAGTCTTTTATGCACGAGATTTTGAATAGAAACCTAAGAAGCTCTTTTTGCGATTCCCCGATCggaggctagaaaaatcattctTAGGTAAGAAGTAAGTACCTATACTTACTTTCTTTTCAGAAGGAATAGTAGTCGATGTGCCCCATAAAGAAAGAGCGAGCGCTCACTATTATTCTATatgttttttatgtttttttctcttctttgtcTTAAACTGCCTTTTCTCTGATCCAAACCCCCGAAGAAGTCAACTGTACAGCTATCTTATCGGGGGCCTCTTTCAGCGTCACAACTTCCAACCAGCACCTTGGGAGCTTTTTTTGAGGGTATCTTTCCCTCGACACCGCCCTGCTTGGTAGAGTTACGACCGCTGCTCCCCACCCTTTTTATGGCTTCGTGGTGCATCATTATTGGCCAAATGCTTACTTGATCACGGGGCTGCCACCCGGGTGAGACGCGGCCAGATCTAGTCCTTCCCTTGCTTTTGTCCCCAAGATTGCCCCCCCTTAAACATGCCTTAAATCCCCGACTAAGGTGTGTTGAATCATCTGCTTCTTTCTAAAACCCCTCTTACCGAGCTTTTCTGAAAAAgactcattttattttatataataatatatgttAAATGAGACCAAAAAGACGAAATGGGCAGAAAATTGTGTATATCAATGGAGGAAATAACGATGTGGAAAACAAGACAGTAATTCTATACAATGACACTGTAGAACAATGGAAGGGATGTGGCGCAGCTTGGTAGCGCCTTTGTTTTGGGTACAAAATTTCACGGGTTCCAATCCTGTCATCCCTACCTATTCTTCTTGGACAgacatattttcattttatgatACTATATACATGCAAGATGTATTAGGGGTAAAAAAAGAATCCCTTTCTTTATAGTAGTATCTACTGTGATAAGAAAGCGCTCTTAGTTCAGTTCGGTAGAACGTGGGTCTCCAAAACCCGATGTCGTGGGTTCAAATCCTACAGAGCGTGATTCCGGATCAACTAGGAGCACTTTATACGAATGCGCACAAAGGGTCCAGATTGATAGAGTTTCATGGGTTAACTAGGATAAGAAGTGAGTGGAAGTTTCCCAAGTAGCTATGGTTAAAGGTATAATAAGAGTGTAGCTAGATACGTACATACAAGTTCAGCTAGCTTTTCAGCCTATGGGAAAGATCCCTGTACCATGAGTCTTCCTACAGCTCTTTCCGATCTCTTTGATAAGAAGTTCCATCCCGGTGCCGCGGACAGGTCAGCCCCTTCTCTTACTCAAATATATAAACAGTCTATGCCTCTGGGCTTTGATGGCCGAGGTGCTTATGAGTGAGTAAGCCGCTgctaattcttttttttatgatttgtcGAAAGAGCTTTTGACACCTGCTTCATCTTCGAGTGCTATGCCTGCTTCCCTTGCAGAACATTTGAATGAATTTGAATTGTACCACTAGTGGGCGGGAAGTTCCTCTTCAGCTCCTTTTCGAGAATGGAGAAGTTGTATGTGGATTGGGATATAAAGCAAGATCCTATTTCGTATGCCTTCAAAACCCCACGGAGCGGTTCTTAAAGAAACCTTTCATTACAGTGTTACTGGAGCCTAAGCTGCTTGGCTTCGTTCACTCCGAAAGAAAGAAGTTACCTTGGGTTCGGGTGAGGAGGAATTGAATCTGCCTGGAGCGAGTTGGAGGAGGGGCCAGATATCTTGAGAATGGAGCAACAAAATCCTCATGCTGAGGGTCAACCTATCGGGCCACACGCCCCGAGTATTGAATTCTTATTAAAAAGAATTCCTTCTGTTCTTCGTGGTTGCCAACGTGTGGCCGTAGGAAGAGATGTTTGTACCACGATTTTCGAGAATCTTCATCTGCTAGATGCTTCATCGCAAAAACGACTCAAAATAATGGAGGTACTAAGGGAGCTTGAAACCCACCGCGAAATCTTCCTAAATAATCCGAATCTCAAGGCCGCATACCACTTGATGGTAAGCGTAAACGATTGGGAAAGGGAGCAAAGAGATTGAGCCTCAGCTTCAGGTTGAATGGCCCGCTCTTAACTTTGTGTCCGACCTCCTTTGTTCTATCTTAGGCCGTCAAGTAGCAAGTAGTCAATTCCTTTAAAAGCCAGTTGATAAACAAAGAAAACCGAcatgaaaaaacaaagaaattggaCATCTTTCAGTGGGGTGGATTACCCCTTTTTTAGTAGAAAAAGCTTACGCCCGGCCCGAGAGTGGGTAAGCCCCGCCTATCAAAAAATATCATCAAAAGGTTTAAAAAAGACGATTTCTTTTACGTTGAGCTTGTTCTAGAGTTTATGAGCAAAGGCCGCCCTAGGAACACTCGCTCAATCTCAATTAATAAAGTTctttacaaaagccaaaaagaACTATCTTTCTTGGCCCTTGGAGTTATTAAAGCAGATTATATGAGAGTCTTAGTTCTTTCTCAAGGTCTTTAAACTGCCCAATGCCTTAGCGTACTGAGCCTACCTATTCAAGAGAAGAGAGACTAGCTACAAGAGCTACAATGGTATTAATTCTCAGATCCTTTCTAGAGTCATCCGCCAGCCATAAGGATGAAAGTGTTTAAAACACATCCCCGGGGTCAAAATTTGCAATCTAGGCCCGCTTTGTCTAGTGAACGTACCGACCTGACTCGGTATCGATGTTGCCCATGGCCCTTTCAGCGCTTTCAAGACCCTTAAGAGCATTCAGGGCTTTTGGTGGGTTGTCGTCCTGGTCCCATTTAAATCTTTTTCATGGTATGGAACTCCAAGTAGTCCTTCCTGCAACAGAGTCAAAGCTGCGGTAATGCTGACTCTCCTGGTCAATAGGGCTATTCAAACCAATCCACCCTAAGCTGTTACAGAAGGAGCTGCAGATCTGATCCTAGAAGCTCCACCAGTTGCCGGTACTATTTCATCAGCTGTGGGATGCTTAGACGGTACTAGTGCTTGAGTAAGCGGTGCTCCCTTTCTGTTTGCAATTACCGCTGCAGAATAGTCATCCCTAGAAGAAGCtgttttcaaattcaaataggTTGCTTTTAGAATAGGCTCTTTGAAAGATAACTGAATGCGCTTAGTCCCCTGGGGATTGGTCTGCACTCAGGGGCTCTTTTTAGCACTTTTGAGGAAGTGAAGACGAATAGTCGACTTTGCCTGCTTGACTCGAGTGATAGCTTTCTTCTTCTATCAGAGACGGATCTTGGGCTAGCACGGCCTGTAGGCACTCTTTGGGCGGAGCTTTCTCGATCCACTAACTGGCTTGGGAAGATAGCAAGAAGTCTGAGCCTTCACATCCATTTCGAGAGAAGCCTCAGTGGATTGAATCCCCGTTCATTCGAGGTCACCAATCTTTCTCTGTTGTCCGATGTTGTTGGTCCCTTGCCGCTGACGCCTATCGGTTCCAAGACCAGAATTGAGAAGGCTGCTAGGGATTCGAGGGGCTCTCACCATATTTACAAATATAGGTAAAAGATCTCGAGTGCCGACGAAGAAACCTTTGGCATGGCACCTGATTTAGAAATCAAGAATTTAGAGAGTGAAATCTTGACTCCTAATTCATCCATTACTCGTCGATACACAGTAGCAACCCGCTCGTCGGCGATGACAATATTATCGCCGTAATCACGGAAAACTCGTTCGGGGTATACTTCATCC
The DNA window shown above is from Coffea arabica cultivar ET-39 chromosome 5e, Coffea Arabica ET-39 HiFi, whole genome shotgun sequence and carries:
- the LOC113729324 gene encoding LOW QUALITY PROTEIN: uncharacterized protein (The sequence of the model RefSeq protein was modified relative to this genomic sequence to represent the inferred CDS: deleted 1 base in 1 codon; substituted 2 bases at 2 genomic stop codons) yields the protein MAAKKKEAVIPALADSVGTPVNPMRASEIFGALDTEPASSRDDYSAAVIANRKGAPLTQALVPSKHPTADEIVPATGGASRIRSAAPSDDNPPKALNALKGLESAERAMGNIDTESGIGYAEGWVGYILLCAFLLQTFWYVLPPNYRSDPPDEKRNSALLLSRRTYPPRDSWNFSRKKRKXLFFNQRPPFGYAGTKSPLTTNQQTSSGWVLPGRSEQEGRPRRRFYSSWAAVSRSRGRSAPCPRIRVIYSLXILLQSDLAGEQSQFATENKTASERTFVRFFSTKHGSLRITVGRWLPKETPIRSAPRPGGIYLIPITRRGSL